Sequence from the Kineosporiaceae bacterium genome:
GAACGCGGACTTTCGAGCATCCGACACCCCCGGGCCGCGGTCGGCGATGCGGATCACCACCTGGTCGTTCACGGCTGCGGCATCCACCGCCACCGGGGTGTCGGAGGTCGCGTGCCGGACGGCGTTCTCGAAGATGTTGGCCAGGGCTCGTTCGAGCAGCCCGGCGTCGACCGACACCACCGGCAGGGTGTCCGGTACGCGGAGCACGAAGTGTTCCGGGGGCAGGCCGCGCAGCGCTCGGGGCACCAGCTCGTCCAGGGCCACCGCCTCGCGCTGCGGGGTCACCACCCCGGCATCGAGCCGGCTGAGGTCGAGCAGGTTGTCGATCAGGGACTGCAGCCGATCCGCCGAGTCCTCGATCTCGTGCAGCAGCGTGCGTTGGTCGCGCGGATCGAGCTCGACATCGGTGGCCAGCAGACTGCTGGCTGCTGCCTTGACCCCTGCCAGGGGGGTGCGGAGGTCGTGGGAGACCGCCGCGAGCAGCGCCGTCCGGATCGCGGTGCGCTCTCGCTCGGCCCGGTTGACGCTGGTCTCGGCGCGCAGCAGGTCGCGTTCGACCAGCGTTTCCACTTGAGCGGCAACGACATTGGCGACGCGAGTGTCCTCGGCGCTGAGTCGACGTCCGGTCAACACCAGGCGGATGTCGTCGGAGACCGACAGCGTCGTCGAGTCGTCGGACTGCTCCCTGACGCCGCCGGAATCGGCGACGCTCGAAGGCTCCAGCGGGCCGTCAGGGCGATGGGCGGCAGCCCGGTGCTGCCAGCGACCGGACGTGCGTTGTTCGAGCGTCACCGATGACAGGTTGAAGGACTCGCGTAGCCGGGCCAGCAAGGCCGGGACGGCGTCGGCGCCCTGCAGTACGGCACCGGCCAGGGTGCTCAGGGTGTCGGCCTCCGCCCGTGCCCGGGCGGCATCGGATTGTCGCTGGGCCGCCAGATCGACGATCATCGACACCGCGATCGCCACCCCCAGCAACACCGCCAACGCCAGGGCGTTCTGTGGCTCGGCGACCGTGAAGGTCAGCACGGGTGGGGTGAAGAAGTAGTTCGCCAGCAGCCCCGAGGCACTCGCCGCGACGATGGCCGGCATCCGGCCCCCCACCATCGCGACCCCGACGGTCAGCACGAGGAACAGCATGAGGTCGGTCGCCAGGGTGTGCAGATCACGAAATCGATAGAGCACCGCGGTCAGAGCCAACGGACCAGCCAGGGCCAGCGCCCACCCGATCAGGCGGCGGCGCCGTCCCAGCCGAGGTTGGCGCCCGATGCGGGGGTGACCACGACCTTGTTGATCGTGCGTGACGATGTGCACGTCGATGTCGCCCGAGTCACGCACGACGGCCGAGCCGGGCCCGGGGGAGAGCAGGTGGCCCAACCGACCCCGGCGCGGGGCACCGAGCACGATCTGGCTGGCGTTGACCGCGCGGGCGAACTCGAGGATCGCGGTGGCGACGTCGTCACCCACCACCGAGTGCCAGGTGCCGCCGAGCGAGGTCACCAGCTGGCGCTGGCGCGCCACCGTGTCCGGCGCGGTACCGGTGAGGCCGTCCTGACGCGAGACGTGCAGCGCCAGCAGCTCGCCGCCCAGGGCGCGTTCGGCGATCCGCGCTCCTCGCCGGATCAGACTGGCCCCCTCCGGGCCGCCGGACAGGGCGACCACCACCCGTTCGCGGGCGGGCCAGGGCGCGGCGATGGAGTGTTCGGCCCGATACCGGTCCAGCGCGTCGTCGACCCGGTCGGCCACCCACAGCAGGGCCAACTCGCGCAGCGCGGTGAGGTTGCCGACCCTGAAGTAGTGCGCCAGGGCGGCGTCCACCATGTCGGCGGCGTACACGTTGCCGTGAGCCATCCGCCGGCGCAGTGCCTGCGGGCTCATGTCGACCAGCTCGATCTGGTCGGCTCGACGGACCACCTCGTCGGGCACGGTCTCGAGCTGCCGCACGCCGGTGATCGACTCGACGACGTCGTTGAGCGATTCCAGGTGCTGGATGTTCACCGTCGAGATCACGTCAATGCCCGCCTCGAGCAACTCCTCGACGTCCTGCCAGCGCTTGGCGTTGCGCGAGCCGGGCACATTGGTGTGGGCGAGTTCGTCGACCAGGGCGACCTGTGGCTTCGCAGCCACCACGGCGTCCAGATCCATCTCGGTGAACTCCGCGCCGCGATGCTGCAGGGTGCGCCGGGGGATCACCTCGAGGCCGGCGACCAGCGCGGCGGTCTGGGGCCGGCCGTGCGACTCGACGATCGCCACCACGACCTCGGTGCCACGGTCCCGGCGGCGATGACCCTCGCAGAGCATGGCGTAGGTCTTGCCGACGCCGGGGGCGGCGCCGAGGTAGATGCGTAGGACGCCGCGGGCCATGGCAGCAGTCTCAACCCGCCGCGGGCCGCAGCGCGTCCAGAGCCAGATTGAGCTCCAGCACGTTCACCCGAGGTTCGCCGATGAATCCCAGTTGGCGGCCGCGGACGTGCTGTTCGACCAGGGCCGCCACGTCTGCCACGGGCAGGTCGCGGGCCCGGGCCACCCGGGCCACCTGCAGCCGCGCGTACTGCGGGGAGATGTCGGGGTCGAGGCCGGACGCCGAGGCGGTCACCGCGTCGGGCGGCACCGCAGCGACGTCCACGCCCTCGCGGGCGGCGACCTGCGCGATGCGGTCGTGGATCGTGGCGGCCAGGTCGGCGTTGTTCGGCCCCAGGTTCGAGGCTCCCGAGGCCATCGGGTCGTAGCCGTCGCCGGCCACCGAGGGCCGGGGCAGGAACCAGCCGTCGCCGGTGAACGGCTGACCGATCAGCCGGGACCCGATCACCTGGCCGTCGGCTCCGGCGGAACTGATCAGCGAGCCATCGGCCCGGCCGGGGACGAGCCGGGCGAGCCCCACCATCGCCAGTGGGTAGGCCAACCCCAGGACGACGGTGAAGACCAGCAGCAGCCGTAGGCCGGCCAGGGACAGACGTGCCAGCTGACGCACGGTGATCACCCGATCCCGGGGAGGAGGGACACGAAGACATCGATCAGTTTGATCCCCACGAACGGTGCGGCGACGCCACCCAGGCCGTACACCAGGAGGTTGCGGCGCAACATCTCGGCGGCCGAGCCGGGGACGTACCGCACCCCGCGCAGTGCGAGCGGGATCAACGCGACGATGATGATCGCATTGAAGATCACCGCCGACAGGATGGCCGACTCCGGGCTCGACAGGTGCATCACGTTCAGCCGGTTCAGTTGCGGGAAGGCCACAACGAACATGGCCGGGATGATCGCGAAGTACTTCGCCACGTCGTTGGTGATGGAGAACGTGGTGAGGGCGCCGCGCGTGAT
This genomic interval carries:
- a CDS encoding sensor histidine kinase KdpD — translated: MARGVLRIYLGAAPGVGKTYAMLCEGHRRRDRGTEVVVAIVESHGRPQTAALVAGLEVIPRRTLQHRGAEFTEMDLDAVVAAKPQVALVDELAHTNVPGSRNAKRWQDVEELLEAGIDVISTVNIQHLESLNDVVESITGVRQLETVPDEVVRRADQIELVDMSPQALRRRMAHGNVYAADMVDAALAHYFRVGNLTALRELALLWVADRVDDALDRYRAEHSIAAPWPARERVVVALSGGPEGASLIRRGARIAERALGGELLALHVSRQDGLTGTAPDTVARQRQLVTSLGGTWHSVVGDDVATAILEFARAVNASQIVLGAPRRGRLGHLLSPGPGSAVVRDSGDIDVHIVTHDQQGRGHPRIGRQPRLGRRRRLIGWALALAGPLALTAVLYRFRDLHTLATDLMLFLVLTVGVAMVGGRMPAIVAASASGLLANYFFTPPVLTFTVAEPQNALALAVLLGVAIAVSMIVDLAAQRQSDAARARAEADTLSTLAGAVLQGADAVPALLARLRESFNLSSVTLEQRTSGRWQHRAAAHRPDGPLEPSSVADSGGVREQSDDSTTLSVSDDIRLVLTGRRLSAEDTRVANVVAAQVETLVERDLLRAETSVNRAERERTAIRTALLAAVSHDLRTPLAGVKAAASSLLATDVELDPRDQRTLLHEIEDSADRLQSLIDNLLDLSRLDAGVVTPQREAVALDELVPRALRGLPPEHFVLRVPDTLPVVSVDAGLLERALANIFENAVRHATSDTPVAVDAAAVNDQVVIRIADRGPGVSDARKSAFFQAFQRLGDAPAGQGLGLGLAVARGFVEANGGSLDAEDTPGGGLTLVIALPQALAQEQSWPES
- the kdpC gene encoding potassium-transporting ATPase subunit KdpC, coding for MITVRQLARLSLAGLRLLLVFTVVLGLAYPLAMVGLARLVPGRADGSLISSAGADGQVIGSRLIGQPFTGDGWFLPRPSVAGDGYDPMASGASNLGPNNADLAATIHDRIAQVAAREGVDVAAVPPDAVTASASGLDPDISPQYARLQVARVARARDLPVADVAALVEQHVRGRQLGFIGEPRVNVLELNLALDALRPAAG